Part of the Aquicella lusitana genome is shown below.
AAACTTATACCGGAGAGCTTGTGATGTCGCAGCCTAACCCCCTGATTCTTATTCATCAATTATGTTATTCCCTCCCGGACGGAAAGCCGCTTTTTGCCTCCCTTTCGCTTACGCTCGGCACGGAGAAAACCGGCCTCGTAGGACGGAACGGGGCGGGTAAATCGACCTTGCTCAAGCTGATGCTAGGCCATCTTTTGCCGGCTGCCGGCTCAATTCAGGTCACTGGCACGTTAGGCTATTGCCCCCAAGATCCGCCCGAAGCAGCTAATGAAACCATCGCAGATCTGCTGGGAATCCGTTCTAAATTAGAGGCGTTGACACGCATTACGCAGGGCAGTACAGATGAAAACGATTTTCAGTTAATCGCAGATGACTGGCTGATTGAAGAGCGCACATGTCTGCAATTAAAAGCGTTTGGCCTGGATTACCTTCCCCTTTCCTGCCCCACTGCGCACTTAAGCGGCGGTGAAAAAACGCGTCTTCACCTTGCCCGCGTTTTTCTTGCTGATTCAGATATGATCCTCCTGGATGAGCCCACCAACAATCTGGATAGCACAGCGCGCCAACTGCTTTATGACAAAATAGCGAGCTGGAAAAAAGGTTTATTGGTTGTTAGTCATGACCGGACGCTACTGAATTTCATGAATCAAATCGTTGAACTGAACCCGCGGGGCGTCACTATCACCGGCGGCAATTACGATGCTTATCGCACGCAAAAAAGCCTCCAGCAAGCCGCGTTAGAGCGGGAATTAATGGATGCTAAAAAATTATTGCAACAAACCCAAAATACAATTCAGGCAAGCCGGGAAAAGCGTGAACAAAGACAATCCTACGGCCGAAAATTATTTCGCGCAGGCAAAACGGACAAGATTACAGCCAAATCACGAAAAGGCCGCAGCGAAAGAACACAAAGTCGGCTGGTGACGCAAGGCGACATGCTGCTTAAAAAAGCGGAACAGCTGCATGATAAGGCACAATCCAAAATCGAAATAGTGCCAGAGATTCACATTACGCTGCCCAGGACAGCAGTGCCTCATGGCAAAACAGTCTTGGCCATGGAACAGCTCAGCTTTTCCTATGCATCACAGCAACCCGCTCTTATCGATCGCTTTAGTTTGAATGTGTCAGGTCCTGCGCGTATCGCATTAGCAGGAAAAAATGGCAGCGGCAAAACGACATTGGTGAAATTGATTTTGGGTGAATACCTGCCTTCACAGGGAAGCATTTATAGAGGTGTTGAGCAAATACGCTATCTGGATCAGAAAATAACCCTTCTGGATCCTGCTTTATCTCTTTTAGAAAATTTCCTACGATTAAATCCCGACGCCAAAGCGACCGAAGCGCATCACGCACTCGCGCAATTTTTATTTCGCAATACAGCAGCGCATAAATTAGTAGCGGAACTGAGTGGTGGTGAGAAATTGCGTGCGGAACTTGCCTGCGTGCTTTTGTCTTCCCAGCCACCGCAGTTACTGATTCTCGATGAGCCTACTAATCACCTTGACCTTGATAGTATCGCCAGCATCGAATCGGCACTTAGCCACTATGAAGGTGCATTGATCGTGATTTCGCATGATCAGGCCTTTTTACAAAACGTCGGCATCGAAAAAACCATTACTGCACCGTTTAAAGGGGACTAATTTATCGATTGCTGGGGCTAAATGTCATTTCTTTCGTGCATGCTTCAGCAAAAGAGACTTTCATCGGGACATTCAGGTATTCCAGGTCAGAAAAAGAATCCAGGCCTAATTGTTCCATTAAGTTATCACCGCAGCTATACAATTGGCCTTTTTCCGTTAGAAATAATGAAAAGGAAAATCCTGCGGCGACATCTCTAATTTTTATCTTGTTCCTTTCAAAAGCCTCAATCTTTTGAGGCGCAGCTTGAATTTCCTCGTTACCCAAAGCCAATTGCCCGCTACTATTCCAGCCGCAGCCATATACCATGCCATCTGAAGTCAGCAACAAGGCAAAATCTCTACCCGTGCTAATTTTAACAATTTTTTTATCGTGCAATGATGCAACCAATTGAGGATTATTTTGGTCGGCATAGTGACCCAGCCCCAATTGACCATAACCATTGCGGCCGCAGACGTAGACTTCGCCCTCTGCTGTTAAAAAATAACTCTGCTCCCTACCTGCTGCAATGCCAGCGATTTTTTTAGTCAACGGAATAAGAACCGGCACTGGTTGGTAATCATTATTTCCTATTCCCAACTCACCAAACTCATTGCTATATTGACCGTAAACTTTTCCGCTTGCAGTCAAAAATAAAATGTGATTAGCACCAGCAGCCAATGCAATTATTTTTTCGCCGTGTTCAGCAATTGTATGCTGCCCCGTTGATTCAATGAGATGATGCGTCAGAATATCGTAATAATAAATTTCATTATCCGATGTTAAGAAATACGTTCTTTTATTATTAACTGATCTGCATGCATCAATGATTTTTTTGTTTTCAAGCAACCGAAAAAGTTTAAATTTAGCGTCATCCACTTGTTGTGCAATTTTATCTTTATCAAACCCTGGCCTATGATGTGCAGCAGTCGCATAAACCTCTCCATCTTTGGTTATAAATACTGTCCAGATAAAACCGGATTGGCATATGTCGCCAACTATTTTCTTGATTTTTTTCCCCGATAAAAGCGGATCAATTTGTTTAATTATCTGTACATTTCTATTATATGGAGAACCTCCCCACACATAGCAATTTCCATTGGCTGAAAAATAAAAGCCGCTGCTACGACTAGCACCTATTCGAATATTCTGCAATTCTTTTTCGTAACAGCTTTTGCCTTTTTGAAATAATGTGTGGTAATAACGACTGGCATAATCTTTTTTTGTTTCTACGGGCGTACTTTTAAAATCATAGTGCCTTGTTAGTCCACAGGTTAAAGTGAGTGCCAGATTAAAAATACTTTTAGCATCAAGATAAGTAGCCAAATAAATTAATAAATCATGAGGAATATTAAAAATAGTAACGTCTATGGGTTTGCTTTGAGTAAACATGATGGGACATCCTGAGTGATAAAAATTTTATAATTGGGTATGAGCGCTTTTAATTGTTCAATAATTTACCTACACCGGTGAGGCTTCGCTATGGGTAAAGTTACCCAGCCTAAAAACCCTCATATATCATGCTATTACAAAGGTGACCGCTCTTAACCAAAAAAACTGTTATCAAATCAGGTTATAATATAAAGAGAAAAACCATTATCGCAGGAGCAAAACCCATGGCGACAGATATCAAAATGGCAAAATTGGATCCCGCGAGTGTATTTAAATCGCCACAAGAAGTGCTTCAGGACAAATCACTCTCCCGGAATCAAAAAATTGATATCCTACAACGCTGGGCGTACGATGAACGCGAACTTGCTGTAGCCGAAGAAGAAAATATGCAGAGTTCGGGCGCGAACAAACATAATATTTTGGATGAAGTCTTAAAATGCCTGATTAAATTAGGTATCGATACAGATCAGAATGAACCCCCGCCTACCAAGCACGGCTAATAATTTAATGATTTCAGCCCAAACACAGCAGCTTGCACAGTTTTAAGAAAAGAAACGAAAGAAGGACCAGATTCATTATGCAGCTTTCACCCGATGCGACTAAAGCGAATCTGACTTTTAGCTTGTTCATGATGTTGCTTCTGTATTCCTCCTTAGGTCAAGTTGCCGCCGATATGTATGTGCCCTCGCTGCCTACCATTGCTGCCCAGTTTGGCAACGAGACATCCGCTATTCAGCTTACGCTCTCTGTTTATATTTTTGGTTTCAGTATTTCTCAATTGATTTATGGCCCACTCTCCGATCGATATGGACGGCGACCGCCGATGTTGATTGGAGTGGGTATTGGCATGGCTGGCACCGTAATCTGTCTTTTCGCCCCGTCAGTTTACATACTCATTTTGGGCCGGTTCATCCAGGGCGCAGGCATTGGTGTTTGTAACTCGGTAGGCCGTTCCTTAACACGTGATATATTATCTGGCACGCATCTCGCCAAAATCGGTTCGCACATCGGCATG
Proteins encoded:
- the abc-f gene encoding ribosomal protection-like ABC-F family protein produces the protein MSQPNPLILIHQLCYSLPDGKPLFASLSLTLGTEKTGLVGRNGAGKSTLLKLMLGHLLPAAGSIQVTGTLGYCPQDPPEAANETIADLLGIRSKLEALTRITQGSTDENDFQLIADDWLIEERTCLQLKAFGLDYLPLSCPTAHLSGGEKTRLHLARVFLADSDMILLDEPTNNLDSTARQLLYDKIASWKKGLLVVSHDRTLLNFMNQIVELNPRGVTITGGNYDAYRTQKSLQQAALERELMDAKKLLQQTQNTIQASREKREQRQSYGRKLFRAGKTDKITAKSRKGRSERTQSRLVTQGDMLLKKAEQLHDKAQSKIEIVPEIHITLPRTAVPHGKTVLAMEQLSFSYASQQPALIDRFSLNVSGPARIALAGKNGSGKTTLVKLILGEYLPSQGSIYRGVEQIRYLDQKITLLDPALSLLENFLRLNPDAKATEAHHALAQFLFRNTAAHKLVAELSGGEKLRAELACVLLSSQPPQLLILDEPTNHLDLDSIASIESALSHYEGALIVISHDQAFLQNVGIEKTITAPFKGD
- a CDS encoding RCC1 domain-containing protein, which gives rise to MFTQSKPIDVTIFNIPHDLLIYLATYLDAKSIFNLALTLTCGLTRHYDFKSTPVETKKDYASRYYHTLFQKGKSCYEKELQNIRIGASRSSGFYFSANGNCYVWGGSPYNRNVQIIKQIDPLLSGKKIKKIVGDICQSGFIWTVFITKDGEVYATAAHHRPGFDKDKIAQQVDDAKFKLFRLLENKKIIDACRSVNNKRTYFLTSDNEIYYYDILTHHLIESTGQHTIAEHGEKIIALAAGANHILFLTASGKVYGQYSNEFGELGIGNNDYQPVPVLIPLTKKIAGIAAGREQSYFLTAEGEVYVCGRNGYGQLGLGHYADQNNPQLVASLHDKKIVKISTGRDFALLLTSDGMVYGCGWNSSGQLALGNEEIQAAPQKIEAFERNKIKIRDVAAGFSFSLFLTEKGQLYSCGDNLMEQLGLDSFSDLEYLNVPMKVSFAEACTKEMTFSPSNR